From Actinopolyspora lacussalsi, a single genomic window includes:
- a CDS encoding quaternary ammonium compound-resistance protein SugE (product_source=KO:K11741; cog=COG2076; ko=KO:K11741; pfam=PF00893; superfamily=103481; transmembrane_helix_parts=Outside_1_3,TMhelix_4_22,Inside_23_28,TMhelix_29_51,Outside_52_55,TMhelix_56_78,Inside_79_86,TMhelix_87_104,Outside_105_106), whose amino-acid sequence MAWVYLAIATVFEIAFALCANASQGFTRLGYSILTLVIGAGGTFFLSMALISIDVGVGYAIWTGLGSVGIVLLGTVLFKERLDWRKLLGIATVIVGVVGLELSGSA is encoded by the coding sequence TCTTCGAAATCGCCTTCGCGTTGTGTGCCAACGCCTCACAGGGATTCACCCGCCTGGGATATTCCATTCTCACTCTCGTCATCGGCGCGGGAGGAACCTTCTTCCTGAGCATGGCGCTGATCAGCATCGACGTCGGGGTCGGCTACGCCATCTGGACCGGTCTGGGCTCGGTCGGGATCGTGCTGCTCGGCACCGTGTTGTTCAAGGAACGCCTGGACTGGCGCAAACTCCTGGGCATCGCCACCGTCATCGTCGGTGTGGTGGGCCTGGAACTCAGCGGATCCGCCTGA
- a CDS encoding DNA-binding MarR family transcriptional regulator (product_source=COG1846; cath_funfam=1.10.10.10; cog=COG1846; pfam=PF12802; smart=SM00347; superfamily=46785) yields the protein MTEAQQEGFSPATTPLRGLSVEGKQWTRLVALHAQVDGLIEKALHRHCALGLSEFLALAACAASDDGEMRMQELTEAVYLNQSSVSRLVARLERSGLTERRLCELDRRGVYTGITEHGLKTLGEAVPVYENALAEAMAHAELDPELKPILHALRSQRSGQGE from the coding sequence ATGACCGAAGCGCAGCAGGAGGGCTTCAGCCCCGCCACGACCCCGCTACGAGGGCTCTCCGTCGAGGGAAAGCAGTGGACCCGCCTGGTCGCACTGCACGCACAGGTCGACGGGCTGATCGAAAAGGCACTGCACCGGCACTGCGCTCTCGGCCTGTCCGAGTTCCTCGCGCTCGCGGCGTGCGCCGCGAGCGACGACGGCGAGATGCGAATGCAGGAACTGACCGAGGCGGTCTACCTGAACCAGAGCTCCGTCAGTCGCCTCGTCGCCCGGTTGGAACGTTCCGGACTGACCGAGCGTCGGTTGTGCGAACTCGACCGCCGAGGTGTCTACACCGGTATCACCGAACACGGCCTCAAGACCCTCGGCGAGGCCGTCCCCGTCTACGAGAACGCGCTGGCCGAGGCGATGGCTCACGCGGAGCTGGATCCGGAACTCAAACCGATCCTTCACGCGCTGCGCTCGCAGCGGAGCGGGCAAGGCGAGTAA
- a CDS encoding tRNA(Arg) A34 adenosine deaminase TadA (product_source=COG0590; cath_funfam=3.40.140.10; cog=COG0590; pfam=PF00383; superfamily=53927), whose amino-acid sequence MPTTTLDADQLTDYVHQAVELSLANVHDGGVPFAALVVDPEHGIVGSGVNRVMADRDPLAHAEVVALRDACGSRNRFRPAGCVLIASGEPCALCYTSALYSNITHVVSAVDRHEAARNGFNYLDSYDLFAKPPEKWQGLSTRHWSVDNALTPFTAWRELHMGDQAPERRWK is encoded by the coding sequence ATGCCCACCACAACGCTGGATGCCGACCAGCTCACCGACTACGTCCACCAAGCCGTCGAGCTGTCCCTGGCCAACGTGCACGACGGCGGAGTGCCGTTCGCGGCGCTGGTCGTCGACCCCGAACACGGCATCGTCGGCTCCGGAGTCAACCGGGTCATGGCCGATCGCGACCCCTTGGCCCACGCCGAGGTCGTGGCACTACGCGACGCGTGCGGCTCCCGGAACCGCTTCCGGCCGGCCGGATGCGTGCTCATCGCCTCCGGCGAACCCTGCGCCCTGTGCTACACCAGCGCCCTGTACTCCAACATCACCCACGTGGTCTCCGCCGTCGATCGCCACGAAGCGGCCCGGAACGGCTTCAACTACCTCGATTCCTACGACCTGTTCGCGAAACCGCCGGAGAAGTGGCAGGGGTTGTCGACCCGACACTGGTCCGTCGACAACGCCCTGACTCCCTTCACCGCTTGGCGCGAGCTACACATGGGGGACCAAGCCCCGGAACGACGGTGGAAATGA
- a CDS encoding Fe-S oxidoreductase (product_source=COG0247; cath_funfam=1.10.1060.10; cog=COG0247; pfam=PF02754,PF13183; smart=SM00261; superfamily=46548; transmembrane_helix_parts=Outside_1_4,TMhelix_5_27,Inside_28_70,TMhelix_71_93,Outside_94_107,TMhelix_108_130,Inside_131_149,TMhelix_150_172,Outside_173_186,TMhelix_187_209,Inside_210_215,TMhelix_216_238,Outside_239_752), translating to MVALQLVLGLICLAVTAVAVVMVVRTVRRMVRSIRLGQPDPNRKGPFGTRFSNMLKEVLGHTRMLKWSHVGVAHWFVMLGFGGLSLSVLVAYGEVFHAPFEIPWLGSFGPWNLIVEILGVTTILGGIWLSAIRQLNHPRRAGRVSRFAGSNFWQAYFVEAVVVLEGVGIMGLRSFKVSSDLFHAPVWSAPVSFALGSILPASAFAVSLFAAFKILSAMIWVIVIASNITMGVAWHRFTAFFNIYFKRDPERTALGALKPMMSNGAPIDFEEAEPDSDTFGAGQVEDFSWKGWLDFTTCTECGRCQSQCPAWNTAKPLSPKMLITSLRDHAYAKAPYLLEGGKKDPMTGEEAGITGDDADERMGKIDALALAESEKPLVGGPEEAGIIDPEVLWACTSCGACVEQCPVDIEHVDHIVDMRRYQVMIESNFPTELGGMFKNLENKGNPWGQNNKDRLAWAKDLDFEVPVFDGELDEDVEYLFWVGCAGAFEDRAKKTTQAVAELLHIAGVKYTVLGPDEGCTGDPARRAGNEFLFQTLAEQNVETLNSVFENREPGKRKIVATCAHCFNSLANEYGQLGGNYEVVHHTQLLNRLVREKRLVPVAPVTEDVTYHDPCYIGRHNKVYEPPRDLVNASGASFREMPRHADRAMCCGAGGARMWMEERTGKRINLDRVDEALGTASSKVATGCPFCKVMLTDGMTTRQNEQVASENVEVVDVAQLLLQSVKRGTDGDGSGGDGAQDSDGVAASAESSG from the coding sequence ATGGTAGCCCTGCAGCTCGTCCTGGGCCTGATCTGTCTTGCCGTGACCGCGGTCGCGGTGGTCATGGTGGTCAGGACCGTTCGACGGATGGTGCGATCCATCCGGCTCGGACAACCGGATCCGAACCGCAAGGGGCCGTTCGGTACCCGATTCTCCAACATGCTCAAGGAAGTCCTCGGGCACACCAGGATGCTCAAGTGGAGCCACGTAGGAGTGGCCCACTGGTTCGTCATGCTGGGCTTCGGCGGACTCAGCCTGAGCGTGCTGGTCGCCTACGGCGAAGTCTTCCACGCCCCGTTCGAGATCCCATGGCTGGGATCGTTCGGCCCCTGGAACCTGATCGTCGAGATCCTGGGCGTGACCACCATCCTCGGCGGCATCTGGCTCAGCGCCATACGTCAGCTCAACCACCCGCGCCGCGCGGGCAGGGTCTCCCGGTTCGCGGGCTCCAACTTCTGGCAGGCCTACTTCGTCGAAGCCGTGGTGGTGCTGGAAGGCGTGGGCATCATGGGGCTGCGCTCGTTCAAGGTCTCTTCCGACCTGTTCCACGCCCCGGTGTGGTCGGCACCGGTGAGCTTCGCGCTGGGCAGCATACTGCCCGCCAGCGCGTTCGCGGTCTCGCTGTTCGCCGCGTTCAAGATCCTCTCGGCGATGATCTGGGTCATCGTCATCGCCTCGAACATCACCATGGGCGTGGCCTGGCACCGGTTCACCGCGTTCTTCAACATCTACTTCAAGCGCGATCCCGAGCGCACCGCGCTGGGCGCGCTGAAGCCGATGATGAGCAACGGCGCCCCGATCGACTTCGAGGAGGCCGAACCGGACAGCGACACCTTCGGGGCAGGCCAGGTGGAGGACTTCTCCTGGAAGGGCTGGCTGGACTTCACCACCTGCACCGAGTGCGGGCGTTGCCAGTCGCAGTGCCCGGCCTGGAACACGGCCAAGCCGCTGTCGCCGAAGATGCTGATCACCAGCCTGCGCGACCACGCCTACGCCAAGGCGCCCTACCTGCTGGAGGGCGGCAAGAAGGACCCGATGACCGGTGAGGAGGCAGGCATCACCGGTGACGACGCGGACGAGCGTATGGGCAAGATCGACGCCCTCGCGCTGGCCGAGTCGGAGAAACCGCTGGTGGGCGGCCCCGAGGAAGCCGGGATCATCGACCCCGAGGTGCTGTGGGCCTGCACCAGCTGCGGTGCCTGCGTCGAGCAGTGCCCGGTGGACATCGAGCACGTCGACCACATCGTCGACATGCGGCGCTACCAGGTGATGATCGAGTCGAACTTCCCCACCGAGCTGGGCGGGATGTTCAAGAACCTGGAGAACAAGGGCAACCCGTGGGGCCAGAACAACAAGGACCGGCTGGCCTGGGCCAAGGACCTCGACTTCGAGGTCCCGGTCTTCGACGGTGAACTCGACGAGGACGTCGAGTACCTGTTCTGGGTCGGTTGCGCGGGCGCGTTCGAGGACCGCGCGAAGAAGACCACGCAGGCGGTCGCCGAACTGCTGCACATCGCGGGCGTGAAGTACACCGTGCTCGGCCCGGACGAGGGCTGCACCGGTGACCCGGCGCGACGCGCGGGCAACGAGTTCCTGTTCCAGACGCTGGCCGAGCAGAACGTGGAAACGCTGAACTCGGTGTTCGAGAACCGCGAGCCCGGCAAGCGCAAGATCGTCGCCACCTGCGCGCACTGCTTCAACAGCCTGGCCAACGAGTACGGCCAGCTGGGCGGCAACTACGAGGTGGTGCACCACACGCAGCTGCTCAACCGGCTGGTGCGGGAGAAGCGGCTGGTCCCGGTGGCCCCGGTCACCGAGGACGTCACCTACCACGACCCGTGCTACATCGGCAGGCACAACAAGGTCTACGAACCCCCGCGTGACCTGGTCAACGCCTCGGGCGCCTCGTTCCGCGAGATGCCCCGCCACGCCGACCGCGCGATGTGCTGCGGCGCGGGCGGCGCCCGGATGTGGATGGAGGAGCGCACCGGCAAGCGGATCAACCTCGACCGGGTGGACGAGGCACTGGGCACCGCGTCGTCGAAGGTCGCCACCGGCTGCCCGTTCTGCAAGGTCATGCTCACCGACGGGATGACCACGCGGCAGAACGAGCAGGTCGCCTCGGAGAACGTCGAGGTCGTCGACGTGGCGCAGCTGCTGCTGCAGTCGGTCAAGCGCGGCACCGACGGTGACGGTTCCGGCGGTGACGGGGCCCAGGACTCGGACGGTGTCGCGGCGAGCGCCGAGTCCAGCGGCTGA
- a CDS encoding DNA-binding transcriptional regulator YbjK (product_source=COG3226; cath_funfam=1.10.10.60; cog=COG3226; pfam=PF00440; superfamily=46689,48498) — MTHDGNPTEHSDGRRAKGERRRRAIIDATLRVIERDGIAGVSHRNIAREAAVPPASVVYYFESIDGVLIAALLESCETMIAELRELTEHVVDDPEGWVTATAEMLSRMVREQRGRTLAEYELYLLAARRPALRPAARRWIEVATGYVHDTGTSDTGAVRALPAVIDGLLMQALIAEEPPGPEEFRPALAHLIPER; from the coding sequence TTGACCCACGACGGCAATCCGACCGAGCACTCCGACGGGCGTCGCGCCAAGGGGGAACGCAGACGCAGGGCGATCATCGACGCCACCCTGCGGGTGATCGAACGGGACGGCATCGCGGGGGTCAGCCACCGCAACATCGCTCGGGAGGCGGCCGTGCCACCGGCTTCGGTCGTCTACTACTTCGAGAGCATCGACGGGGTGCTGATCGCGGCCCTGCTGGAGAGCTGCGAGACGATGATCGCCGAACTGCGCGAGCTCACCGAACACGTGGTCGACGACCCCGAGGGGTGGGTCACCGCCACCGCCGAGATGCTGTCCCGCATGGTCCGGGAGCAGCGCGGCCGGACACTGGCCGAGTACGAGCTCTACCTGCTCGCCGCGCGCAGGCCCGCGCTGCGCCCGGCCGCCCGCCGCTGGATCGAGGTGGCCACCGGATACGTGCACGACACGGGGACGAGCGACACCGGCGCGGTACGCGCGCTGCCCGCCGTCATCGACGGGCTGCTGATGCAGGCCCTGATCGCCGAGGAACCACCCGGCCCCGAGGAGTTCCGCCCGGCGCTGGCCCACCTGATCCCCGAGCGCTGA
- a CDS encoding uncharacterized protein YbjT (DUF2867 family) (product_source=COG0702; cath_funfam=3.40.50.720; cog=COG0702; pfam=PF13460; superfamily=51735) encodes MTTVVTTPTGKIGSRVVRVLVQAGVRPRVLLREPGNLDRATRELVEVHRCDQGDPEAVVRATRGAERLLWINPPDSDDDPIAGHARMGANAARAVTENGIGRTVFVSSIGAEKGSGVGEIDGLARAERSLNETGASVSRLRCGYFFTNLLTQADEIRAGVLRTPWPLDFPMAWVDPRDIGEVAAARLLSDAWSGQRVQAVHGPEDLTFSRVAGILGEALGHDVVPERISDDRLRASLSAAELSERRIEGIVGMSAGMRENFTPEQRRDPVTTTPTTLGSWAWENLRPRP; translated from the coding sequence ATGACCACTGTCGTAACCACTCCAACGGGAAAGATCGGCTCCCGCGTGGTGCGCGTACTCGTCCAGGCGGGGGTTCGACCGAGGGTGCTGCTGCGCGAACCCGGCAACCTCGACCGGGCGACCCGCGAGCTGGTCGAGGTCCACCGTTGTGACCAGGGGGATCCCGAAGCGGTGGTTCGGGCCACGCGGGGAGCCGAACGCCTGCTCTGGATCAACCCGCCGGACTCGGACGACGACCCGATCGCGGGCCATGCGCGTATGGGGGCCAACGCCGCCCGAGCCGTCACCGAGAACGGCATCGGCAGAACGGTGTTCGTCAGCAGCATCGGTGCCGAGAAGGGCTCCGGAGTCGGCGAGATCGACGGGCTCGCACGGGCGGAACGGTCGTTGAACGAAACCGGTGCGAGTGTGTCGCGGCTGCGGTGTGGTTACTTCTTCACCAACCTGCTCACGCAGGCTGATGAGATCCGGGCCGGAGTGCTGCGAACACCGTGGCCGCTCGACTTCCCGATGGCGTGGGTCGATCCACGGGACATCGGCGAGGTCGCGGCCGCCAGGTTGCTGTCGGACGCATGGTCCGGACAGCGGGTGCAGGCCGTGCACGGTCCCGAGGACCTGACCTTCTCGCGCGTGGCCGGGATACTGGGAGAGGCACTGGGACACGACGTGGTTCCCGAACGGATCTCCGACGACCGGCTCCGCGCCTCGCTGTCGGCGGCGGAACTCTCCGAGCGACGGATCGAGGGCATCGTCGGCATGTCGGCGGGGATGCGCGAGAACTTCACTCCCGAGCAGCGACGTGATCCGGTCACCACCACGCCGACCACACTCGGATCCTGGGCCTGGGAGAACCTCCGCCCGAGGCCGTAG
- a CDS encoding small multidrug resistance pump (product_source=KO:K03297; cath_funfam=1.20.1640.10; cog=COG2076; ko=KO:K03297; pfam=PF00893; superfamily=103481; transmembrane_helix_parts=Inside_1_1,TMhelix_2_20,Outside_21_29,TMhelix_30_49,Inside_50_55,TMhelix_56_78,Outside_79_82,TMhelix_83_105,Inside_106_107), translating into MAYIVLVAAILSEVIGTISLRFVDGLSRPLPLVLVVLGYGSAFVALANVLKMGIPVGVAYAIWSAAGVALVVLIGALFLNETMTLTQIAGILLIIGGVVALEAGGAH; encoded by the coding sequence TTGGCCTACATCGTGTTGGTGGCGGCGATCCTGTCGGAAGTGATCGGCACCATATCGCTGCGGTTCGTCGACGGGCTGAGCAGGCCTCTTCCCCTGGTGCTGGTGGTGCTCGGGTACGGCTCCGCGTTCGTGGCGCTGGCGAACGTGCTCAAGATGGGCATCCCCGTCGGGGTCGCCTACGCCATCTGGTCGGCCGCGGGAGTGGCACTCGTGGTGCTGATCGGCGCGTTGTTCCTGAACGAGACCATGACCCTGACCCAGATCGCGGGGATCCTGCTGATCATCGGTGGTGTGGTCGCGCTGGAGGCGGGAGGCGCGCATTGA
- a CDS encoding hypothetical protein (product_source=Hypo-rule applied; pfam=PF08044; transmembrane_helix_parts=Inside_1_112,TMhelix_113_132,Outside_133_136,TMhelix_137_159,Inside_160_166), producing MSGPAASGPDASGPNERGVRASDAEREAVAERLRLAMNEGRLDMAEFDERVGQAYAAVARAELEPLTRDLPTPSEPARRTRSVAPETEEDEGQRPAGRKRGQPRSRGAEWRDWAGTSFVLVGIWLITSIASGGPNFFWPIFPMGIWAVILLSSMIFGSGEEKRGGR from the coding sequence ATGTCCGGACCAGCAGCGAGTGGCCCGGATGCGAGCGGCCCGAACGAGCGGGGAGTGCGCGCCTCGGACGCCGAGCGGGAGGCGGTCGCCGAGCGACTGCGCCTCGCGATGAACGAGGGCAGACTCGACATGGCCGAGTTCGACGAGCGGGTCGGGCAGGCCTACGCGGCGGTGGCCCGCGCCGAGCTGGAACCGCTGACGCGGGATCTTCCGACCCCTTCCGAGCCCGCCCGGCGGACGCGCTCAGTAGCTCCGGAAACCGAGGAGGACGAGGGCCAGCGACCGGCCGGACGGAAACGCGGGCAGCCCCGGAGCCGGGGCGCCGAGTGGCGGGACTGGGCGGGGACCTCCTTCGTGCTCGTCGGTATCTGGCTGATCACCTCGATCGCGTCCGGTGGCCCCAACTTCTTCTGGCCGATCTTTCCGATGGGCATCTGGGCCGTGATCCTGTTGTCCTCGATGATCTTCGGCTCCGGTGAGGAAAAGCGCGGCGGTCGGTAG
- a CDS encoding uncharacterized protein (TIGR02677 family) (product_source=TIGR02677; cath_funfam=1.10.287.500; pfam=PF09660; superfamily=51556; tigrfam=TIGR02677) has translation MQPLRVPSEMFRFTTGDRSELYSAILHAFGEANERLETALGIDEVRDRLRSVGWFDALSDEDLHAALKQLGDWGLLDNVQNHAENYRTAAEYERRNLQYSLTKLGEAAFAGVQHAMTTLASSGALQTAVLDAIADRLGELNELLRDTAAADRRIFSSLQELEGHLEALRNNTKQFNGELQRLLRAEGVDLTTFHEVKSATVAYLQEFCDQLEQRCHAIASGITEVEEQGVAELHRRALRGAELPPGAGDERRTEWLGHRATRWQGLRIWFHPEDDSAPRAEQLLSVARQAIVTLLQVLERIDDSRKRSSSVASDFRELARWFTRAPDEADLHRMFAAAFGLGSARHAQLIHEDPEVIAPSTPWAEAPAVGVSATLRTGGRKESFARTGRVRDVAELKRQRAERARAERAQLEAAWQRLATDGRARLSDFAELDHTVFQRLLELLGRALAAGRDESGARRASTPDGRAEIELRDPDNRGETTLRTPHGMFTGPDFAVDIRIVGRDLEEPAREAS, from the coding sequence GTGCAGCCACTGCGCGTCCCGAGCGAGATGTTCAGGTTCACCACCGGTGACCGCTCCGAGCTCTACTCCGCGATCCTGCACGCCTTCGGCGAGGCCAACGAACGGCTGGAAACAGCGCTGGGCATCGACGAGGTGCGCGACAGGCTGCGCTCGGTGGGCTGGTTCGACGCGCTCTCCGACGAGGACCTGCACGCCGCGCTGAAGCAGCTGGGCGACTGGGGACTGTTGGACAACGTCCAGAACCACGCGGAGAACTACCGCACCGCCGCCGAGTACGAACGCCGCAACCTGCAGTACTCGTTGACCAAGCTCGGTGAGGCCGCCTTCGCCGGAGTGCAGCACGCGATGACCACGCTCGCCTCCAGCGGCGCGTTGCAGACCGCGGTGCTCGACGCCATAGCCGACCGGCTCGGCGAGCTGAACGAGCTGCTGCGCGACACGGCTGCCGCGGACCGTCGGATCTTCAGCAGTCTGCAGGAGCTGGAGGGGCATCTGGAGGCCCTGCGCAACAACACCAAGCAGTTCAACGGTGAACTGCAGCGGCTGCTGCGCGCCGAGGGCGTGGACCTGACGACGTTCCACGAGGTCAAATCGGCCACGGTCGCCTACCTGCAGGAGTTCTGCGACCAGCTCGAACAGCGCTGCCACGCCATCGCCTCCGGCATCACCGAAGTGGAGGAGCAGGGTGTGGCGGAGCTGCACCGGCGTGCGCTGCGGGGCGCGGAACTACCACCCGGAGCCGGCGACGAGCGGCGCACCGAGTGGCTGGGGCATCGCGCCACCCGCTGGCAAGGACTGCGGATCTGGTTCCACCCGGAGGACGATTCAGCGCCGCGTGCCGAGCAGCTGCTGTCCGTGGCGCGACAGGCGATCGTCACCCTGCTGCAGGTACTGGAACGCATCGACGACTCGCGGAAACGTTCCTCCAGCGTGGCCTCCGACTTCCGGGAACTGGCCCGCTGGTTCACCCGCGCCCCGGACGAGGCGGACCTGCACCGGATGTTCGCCGCCGCGTTCGGCCTGGGGTCGGCGCGGCACGCCCAGCTGATCCACGAGGACCCTGAGGTCATCGCCCCCTCCACCCCCTGGGCCGAGGCACCGGCGGTGGGGGTTTCGGCGACGCTGCGCACCGGGGGCCGCAAGGAGAGCTTCGCCCGCACCGGCAGGGTCCGCGACGTCGCCGAACTCAAACGGCAACGCGCCGAACGGGCGCGTGCCGAGCGCGCCCAGCTCGAAGCCGCCTGGCAACGGTTGGCCACCGACGGGCGGGCACGGCTGTCCGACTTCGCCGAGCTGGACCACACGGTGTTCCAACGACTTCTCGAACTGCTGGGCAGAGCACTGGCCGCCGGGCGGGACGAGTCCGGGGCGCGCCGGGCGAGCACCCCGGACGGCCGTGCCGAGATCGAACTGCGCGATCCCGACAACCGGGGCGAAACAACGCTGCGCACCCCGCACGGCATGTTCACCGGCCCCGACTTCGCGGTCGACATCCGCATCGTGGGTCGTGATCTCGAAGAGCCCGCCCGGGAGGCGAGTTGA
- a CDS encoding quaternary ammonium compound-resistance protein SugE (product_source=KO:K11741; cog=COG2076; ko=KO:K11741; pfam=PF00893; superfamily=103481; transmembrane_helix_parts=Inside_1_18,TMhelix_19_41,Outside_42_50,TMhelix_51_70,Inside_71_74,TMhelix_75_97,Outside_98_106,TMhelix_107_124,Inside_125_137), whose product MTATTTHSETTPAATSSGSARPWIVLLIAGLFEIGYAVSTGGSQGFTKLNWSISAGVFFLLTVFTLTLALKSIDVGIGYAIWAGIGSSGATVVSAFLFDQALTPTRILWLAVIIAGVVGLKLASSSKLAETSEPAPA is encoded by the coding sequence ATGACCGCGACAACAACGCATTCCGAAACCACCCCGGCCGCCACGTCATCCGGTAGTGCCCGACCCTGGATCGTCCTGCTGATCGCCGGGCTCTTCGAGATCGGCTACGCCGTGAGCACCGGCGGCAGCCAGGGATTCACCAAGTTGAACTGGTCGATCTCCGCGGGCGTGTTCTTCCTGCTGACCGTCTTCACACTCACGCTGGCGCTCAAAAGCATCGACGTCGGTATCGGTTACGCGATCTGGGCGGGTATCGGCTCCTCCGGGGCAACGGTGGTCAGTGCCTTCCTGTTCGACCAAGCACTGACACCGACGCGGATCCTGTGGCTCGCCGTGATCATCGCGGGCGTCGTCGGGCTCAAGCTGGCTTCCAGCTCCAAGCTCGCCGAAACCTCCGAACCCGCCCCCGCGTGA
- a CDS encoding uncharacterized protein (TIGR02678 family) (product_source=TIGR02678; pfam=PF09661; tigrfam=TIGR02678) yields the protein MSNLNNQLVVTEREELARCIRVLLANPLLTKQDAPKDFDTARRRHEALRSWFDYYCGWTLTVMPRAGYARLHKSRGDVDASRPARRLRSGRAPFDRRRYALLCVVAAELLATPTTTIGMLAERVRHSTGNDPVVPTFDTSVRSERMAYVDVLRLLESYTVLVTVDGSTENFVETELAQVLYRVDSTLLMRLLSTVTGPSRIADAETDYTDPDELIGKISTDPRYGTTAEHSSRNQRNLWARHSVLRRLFDDPVVYWEDLTEQQRGYAGSQAGRQLIRKAAEEAGFVLEERAEGVLLVDREQIATDSTFPDDSGNAKIAALRLLDELNAHPEGVTTQRLHEATAEMLAREPRWAKSYRSEDGTSRLVDDALRILADFDLVVRYEDRVVPRPAAARYRLDGVKVSSPSEGTHD from the coding sequence TTGAGCAATCTCAACAACCAGCTCGTGGTCACCGAGCGCGAGGAACTGGCGCGCTGTATCAGGGTGCTGCTGGCGAATCCACTGCTGACCAAACAGGACGCCCCGAAGGACTTCGACACGGCCAGGCGTCGCCACGAGGCACTTCGCTCCTGGTTCGACTACTACTGCGGCTGGACGTTGACCGTCATGCCCCGCGCCGGATACGCCCGGCTGCACAAGAGCCGCGGCGACGTGGACGCGAGCAGACCGGCCCGCAGACTCCGTTCGGGCAGGGCACCGTTCGACCGCCGCCGCTACGCGCTGCTGTGCGTGGTGGCGGCCGAACTGTTGGCGACTCCCACGACGACCATCGGGATGCTCGCCGAGCGGGTCCGCCACAGCACCGGGAACGATCCCGTGGTGCCCACCTTCGACACCTCGGTCCGCTCCGAACGAATGGCCTACGTGGATGTGCTCCGGCTGTTGGAGTCGTACACGGTGCTGGTCACGGTGGACGGCAGCACCGAGAACTTCGTCGAGACGGAACTGGCCCAGGTGCTCTACCGGGTGGATTCGACCTTGCTGATGCGGCTGCTCAGCACGGTGACCGGTCCTTCCCGGATCGCCGACGCGGAAACCGACTACACGGACCCCGACGAACTGATCGGGAAGATCTCGACCGATCCGCGTTACGGGACCACCGCCGAGCACTCCTCGCGGAACCAGCGGAACCTCTGGGCACGGCACTCCGTGCTGCGCAGGCTGTTCGACGATCCGGTGGTGTACTGGGAGGACCTGACCGAGCAGCAGCGCGGCTACGCCGGTTCGCAGGCCGGTCGCCAGCTGATCCGCAAGGCCGCCGAGGAGGCGGGGTTCGTCCTGGAGGAACGGGCGGAGGGCGTGCTGCTGGTGGACCGGGAGCAGATCGCCACCGACAGCACCTTCCCGGACGACTCGGGCAACGCCAAGATCGCCGCGCTGCGGTTGCTGGACGAGCTCAACGCGCACCCGGAGGGCGTGACGACGCAGCGGCTGCACGAGGCCACGGCGGAGATGCTGGCGCGCGAGCCCCGCTGGGCGAAGTCCTACCGTTCCGAGGACGGCACCTCCCGCCTGGTCGACGACGCGCTGCGGATACTGGCCGACTTCGACCTGGTCGTTCGGTACGAGGATCGGGTCGTTCCCCGCCCGGCCGCCGCCCGCTACCGCCTCGACGGCGTGAAAGTCTCGTCCCCCTCGGAAGGAACCCACGATTGA